A window of the Streptomyces griseochromogenes genome harbors these coding sequences:
- a CDS encoding FAD-dependent oxidoreductase gives MSDEADGPTQVLIAGAGPVGLTTAYELHRRGVRVRLVDAADGPATTSRAVATHARSMEVYDQMGLAPALLARGRRMQAFSMHKGGTRLARMGADYSALPTRYPQTTLLEQAGTEEVLRDALAARGVKVEWGVRLGTFTQDDRSVTATLHHAGGDEETVEVPWLVGCDGGRSHVRKSLGLRLVGDSTETWLIADAVIDMDVPDDSIHWLHVEGGTIMAVPFPETGKWRLLDTVDVDYDGDPAEVAARFSRKLAKGFGVRAVVHEPSWVSVFTIQQRMIERMRVGRCFVAGDAAHVHSPASGQGMNTGVQDAFNLAWKLAMVVRGQADQELLDSYAVERVPVGRTLLGATKKATALVALKGALQEVMLPVAFAVVRNAPPLKGRIERKIMAAMSGLKLSYPQSPLTTTDPGGHLPRPGERVTRMTEEDARRSPGCAALVEALRDPRWTLLVFPSPSGAAGAPDAAETVRGADWLSVRVATADLPDPDGGLRNALGVGREGWLLVRPDGYVAARGDRVTPDALRAATSFGWRVTTPRPEGHGPA, from the coding sequence ATGAGTGACGAAGCGGACGGCCCGACGCAGGTACTGATCGCGGGCGCCGGACCGGTCGGGCTGACGACGGCGTACGAGCTCCACCGCCGGGGCGTCCGGGTGCGCCTTGTCGACGCCGCCGACGGGCCGGCCACGACCAGCCGCGCCGTCGCCACACACGCCCGCTCGATGGAGGTCTACGACCAGATGGGCCTGGCCCCCGCGCTGCTGGCCCGTGGCCGGCGCATGCAGGCGTTCAGCATGCACAAGGGCGGCACCCGGCTGGCCCGGATGGGCGCCGACTACAGCGCGCTGCCCACGCGTTATCCGCAGACGACGCTGCTGGAGCAGGCGGGCACGGAGGAGGTCCTCCGCGACGCCCTGGCCGCACGCGGTGTGAAGGTCGAATGGGGCGTGCGCCTCGGGACGTTCACCCAGGACGACCGAAGTGTCACCGCGACCCTGCACCACGCCGGGGGCGACGAGGAGACCGTCGAGGTCCCCTGGCTGGTGGGCTGCGACGGTGGCCGCAGCCACGTCCGCAAAAGCCTGGGGCTGCGCCTGGTCGGGGACTCCACCGAGACCTGGCTGATCGCCGACGCCGTCATCGACATGGACGTCCCCGACGACAGCATCCACTGGCTGCACGTCGAAGGCGGCACGATCATGGCGGTTCCCTTCCCGGAGACCGGCAAGTGGCGGCTGCTCGACACAGTGGACGTGGACTACGACGGTGACCCCGCCGAGGTCGCCGCGCGGTTCTCGCGCAAGCTCGCCAAGGGCTTCGGCGTCCGGGCGGTGGTGCACGAGCCGAGCTGGGTCTCGGTGTTCACGATCCAGCAGCGGATGATCGAGAGGATGCGGGTGGGCCGGTGCTTCGTCGCAGGCGACGCCGCCCACGTACACAGTCCCGCTTCGGGCCAGGGCATGAACACCGGCGTCCAGGACGCCTTCAACCTCGCGTGGAAGCTCGCGATGGTAGTGCGGGGCCAGGCGGACCAGGAACTGCTCGACAGCTACGCCGTGGAACGCGTTCCCGTCGGCCGGACCCTGCTCGGCGCCACCAAGAAGGCCACCGCCCTTGTCGCCCTCAAGGGAGCCCTCCAGGAGGTGATGCTGCCGGTCGCCTTCGCGGTCGTCAGGAACGCCCCGCCCCTCAAGGGCCGCATCGAGCGGAAGATCATGGCCGCGATGTCGGGGCTGAAGCTGTCCTATCCGCAGAGCCCGCTCACCACGACAGATCCGGGCGGTCACCTGCCGCGGCCGGGTGAGCGGGTCACCCGCATGACCGAGGAGGACGCGCGACGCTCCCCCGGCTGCGCCGCCCTCGTCGAGGCGCTCCGCGATCCCCGCTGGACCCTGCTGGTCTTCCCCTCCCCGTCCGGTGCGGCCGGTGCCCCCGACGCCGCCGAGACCGTACGCGGGGCAGACTGGCTCTCGGTGCGCGTCGCCACGGCCGACCTGCCCGACCCGGACGGTGGCCTGCGCAACGCGCTGGGGGTGGGGCGCGAGGGGTGGCTCCTGGTCCGGCCCGACGGCTATGTGGCCGCGCGCGGTGATCGTGTCACGCCGGACGCCCTCCGCGCGGCGACGTCCT
- a CDS encoding NDP-hexose 2,3-dehydratase family protein, producing MTDDAADDGLRLTRSALAAESPLTSDDALESWLRERAVAHDFDVTLSALSELDGWFFEPEYGDLVHRSGRFFSIEGLRVNVGESGWDQPIINQPETGILGILVKEFDGVLHCLMQAKMEPGNVNVIQLSPTVQATHSNYTGVHGGQPTPYVEYFRAPRPGRVLVDTLQSEQGSWFLRKRNRNIVVETTEDVPEHEDYRWLTLGQVLRLLTVDNAVNMDARTVLSCMPFAAPPESEAEDGYRAALRRSIDHSPGRHSTQEVLGLLTEQRVLQRHVQRRIPLGQVAGWDCSDMEITHEDGRYFRIVGAHVKAANREVGRWSQPLLEPRGPEVSAFLTKEFDGVLHLLARARTEAGSLAGAELAPTVQCSPGDRRGLPSPPYLEEVLAATGDRVRYDSTQSEEGGRFYHAQNRYLIVEAGEDTPADAPDGFLWITVGQAMDLLKHGNYLNVQARSLIAALHTTW from the coding sequence ATGACCGATGACGCGGCCGATGACGGCCTCCGCCTTACCCGCTCGGCCCTCGCCGCCGAATCCCCGCTGACCTCCGACGACGCGCTGGAGTCCTGGCTCCGCGAGCGGGCGGTGGCGCATGACTTCGACGTGACCCTCAGTGCGCTGAGCGAACTGGACGGCTGGTTCTTCGAGCCCGAGTACGGCGACCTGGTCCACCGGAGCGGCCGGTTCTTCTCCATCGAGGGCCTGCGGGTGAACGTCGGGGAGAGCGGGTGGGACCAGCCCATCATCAACCAGCCCGAGACCGGGATCCTGGGCATCCTGGTCAAGGAGTTCGACGGGGTCCTGCACTGTCTCATGCAGGCGAAGATGGAGCCCGGGAACGTCAATGTGATCCAGCTGTCGCCCACGGTGCAGGCCACCCACAGCAACTACACCGGGGTCCACGGCGGTCAGCCGACGCCGTACGTCGAGTACTTCCGCGCCCCGCGCCCCGGGCGCGTGCTGGTCGACACGCTCCAGTCCGAACAGGGCTCCTGGTTCCTACGCAAACGCAACCGCAACATCGTCGTGGAGACCACTGAGGACGTACCGGAGCACGAGGACTACCGCTGGCTCACGCTCGGCCAGGTTCTGCGGCTGCTGACCGTGGACAACGCCGTCAACATGGACGCGCGCACGGTCCTGTCGTGCATGCCGTTCGCCGCGCCGCCGGAGTCCGAGGCCGAGGACGGTTACCGGGCGGCGCTGCGCCGCTCGATCGACCACTCCCCCGGCCGCCACAGCACCCAGGAGGTTCTCGGCTTGCTGACCGAGCAGCGCGTCCTGCAGCGCCATGTGCAGCGCCGCATACCGCTCGGCCAGGTCGCGGGCTGGGACTGCTCCGACATGGAGATCACTCATGAGGACGGCCGGTATTTCCGGATCGTCGGCGCCCATGTGAAGGCGGCCAACCGGGAGGTCGGGCGCTGGTCGCAGCCGCTGCTCGAACCGCGCGGGCCGGAGGTGTCGGCCTTTCTGACGAAGGAGTTCGACGGGGTGCTGCACCTTCTCGCCCGGGCGCGGACCGAGGCCGGTTCGCTTGCCGGGGCGGAGCTGGCCCCGACCGTTCAGTGCAGCCCCGGTGATCGCCGGGGTCTGCCCTCGCCTCCCTATCTGGAGGAGGTGCTCGCCGCGACCGGCGACCGCGTGCGCTACGACTCCACGCAGTCGGAGGAAGGCGGCCGTTTCTATCACGCGCAGAACCGCTATCTCATCGTCGAGGCGGGCGAGGACACCCCTGCCGACGCCCCCGACGGCTTCCTCTGGATCACCGTCGGGCAGGCCATGGACCTGCTGAAGCACGGCAATTACCTGAACGTGCAGGCGCGCAGTCTCATCGCTGCCCTGCACACCACCTGGTAG
- a CDS encoding Gfo/Idh/MocA family protein, whose amino-acid sequence MTEESAVLGVGVLGCADIALRRGIPALLTTPGVRLAAVASRDGAKARTFAERFHCDAVEGYDALLARTDIDAVYIPLPSGLHAEWADKALRAGKHVLAEKPLTTSAEATAALVTTARERGLLLMENFMFVRHPLHGEVRRLVAEGAIGAPRAFHAAFTIPRRPDDDIRYQAALGGGALLDVAGYPLRAARLLLDGPPAVMGAVLAHDPARGVDVGGAALLRTPGGTVAQLTFGLDNAYQCAYEVWGSEGVIRVDRAFTPPPGHTPVIRIERGGEAEELRLPAADQFALAMRCFAATALSGDGFEDHAQDALRQAELVDEIRRMASAGRSTAGSPGVAGLSAN is encoded by the coding sequence ATGACAGAGGAGAGCGCGGTGCTCGGGGTAGGTGTGCTCGGGTGCGCCGACATCGCCCTGCGAAGGGGCATTCCGGCGTTGCTCACGACCCCAGGGGTTCGCCTGGCGGCTGTGGCCTCCCGAGACGGGGCAAAAGCGCGGACCTTCGCCGAGCGGTTCCACTGCGACGCGGTCGAAGGCTACGACGCGCTGCTCGCCCGTACGGACATCGACGCGGTGTACATCCCGCTGCCCTCCGGACTGCACGCCGAATGGGCGGACAAGGCACTGCGGGCCGGCAAGCACGTACTGGCGGAGAAGCCCCTGACCACCAGCGCGGAGGCGACTGCCGCGCTGGTGACGACAGCTCGCGAACGCGGTCTGCTGCTCATGGAGAACTTCATGTTCGTCCGGCACCCGCTCCACGGTGAGGTGCGGAGACTGGTGGCCGAGGGCGCGATCGGCGCACCCCGGGCGTTTCACGCCGCCTTCACCATCCCGCGACGGCCCGACGACGACATCCGCTACCAGGCGGCGCTGGGCGGCGGTGCCCTGCTCGACGTCGCGGGATATCCGCTGCGCGCGGCCCGGCTCCTGCTGGACGGGCCGCCGGCCGTGATGGGCGCGGTGCTCGCCCACGACCCGGCCCGGGGTGTGGATGTCGGCGGCGCCGCTCTCCTGCGCACCCCGGGCGGGACCGTGGCGCAGCTGACGTTCGGCCTGGACAACGCCTACCAGTGCGCCTACGAGGTGTGGGGCAGCGAAGGGGTGATCCGGGTGGACCGGGCCTTCACTCCTCCGCCCGGGCACACGCCGGTGATCAGGATCGAGCGCGGGGGCGAGGCCGAGGAGCTGCGGTTGCCCGCCGCCGACCAGTTCGCTCTCGCCATGCGCTGCTTCGCCGCGACGGCGCTGTCCGGGGACGGGTTCGAGGATCACGCCCAGGACGCGCTGCGCCAAGCGGAACTCGTGGACGAGATCCGGCGGATGGCATCGGCCGGAAGGAGCACGGCGGGCAGTCCGGGCGTGGCCGGCCTGTCGGCCAACTGA
- a CDS encoding FAD-dependent monooxygenase — translation MNEIKTDFCIVGGGPAGLALALMLLRSGARVLVAERSLSLEREYRGEILQPGGLLLLDQLGVLEGAQNRGCFRHSKFRLVEGDRTQLDIDYRKLPEPYNYLLSIPQRHLLSELLDRCRAYEGFTLLAGGKASALREEGGAVRGILAKGPEGEFTVHSHCVIGADGRYSKIRRLADIEHERNDVFDFDVLWFKLPAPPPTDRDPDVQIFRYEGSPVIVYHSWPGSVQIGWTLPHKGYREVAKHGIEHVREEIARAVPPYAGLIRSGLTSLHDLTLLDVFAGAAKSWVRDGLVLAGDSAHTHSPLGAQGINLALQDAALLHPVLMESLRENTADAGFLRRYEDARRGDIDTVMRMQVMQAKGMFARGSGPAAVLRPLIGKLITKTPIGMKITRRIAYGPTPVRVRTDLFTTD, via the coding sequence TTGAACGAGATCAAGACGGACTTCTGCATCGTGGGAGGCGGCCCCGCCGGTCTCGCCCTGGCGCTCATGCTGCTGCGCTCGGGCGCCCGCGTGCTGGTCGCCGAGCGGTCCCTTTCCCTCGAACGCGAGTACCGCGGCGAGATACTCCAGCCCGGTGGGCTGCTGCTGCTCGACCAGCTCGGGGTTCTGGAAGGCGCCCAGAACCGGGGGTGTTTCCGGCACTCCAAGTTCCGGTTGGTCGAGGGCGACCGTACCCAGCTCGACATCGACTACCGCAAGCTCCCGGAGCCGTACAACTACCTCCTGAGCATTCCCCAGCGGCACCTGCTCAGCGAGCTCCTTGACCGGTGCCGTGCATACGAGGGCTTCACCCTGCTCGCCGGGGGCAAGGCCAGCGCGCTGCGGGAGGAGGGCGGAGCGGTCAGGGGGATCCTGGCCAAGGGCCCCGAGGGCGAGTTCACCGTCCACTCCCACTGTGTGATCGGCGCGGACGGCCGCTACTCCAAGATCCGGCGGCTGGCCGACATCGAACACGAGCGGAACGACGTCTTCGACTTCGATGTCCTGTGGTTCAAACTCCCCGCTCCGCCGCCCACGGACCGCGATCCGGATGTGCAGATCTTCCGCTACGAAGGCAGCCCGGTCATCGTCTACCACTCCTGGCCCGGCAGTGTGCAGATCGGCTGGACCCTTCCCCACAAGGGCTACCGGGAGGTCGCGAAGCACGGCATCGAGCACGTGCGGGAGGAGATCGCCAGAGCGGTCCCGCCCTACGCCGGCCTGATCCGCTCCGGGCTCACCAGCCTGCACGACCTCACGCTCCTGGACGTTTTCGCGGGTGCGGCGAAGAGCTGGGTGCGCGACGGGCTTGTCCTCGCCGGTGACAGCGCCCACACCCACAGCCCGCTCGGCGCCCAGGGCATCAACCTCGCCCTCCAGGACGCGGCGCTCCTGCACCCCGTCCTCATGGAGTCGCTGCGCGAGAACACCGCCGATGCAGGCTTCCTCCGGCGCTACGAGGACGCTCGCCGTGGCGACATCGACACGGTGATGCGGATGCAGGTGATGCAGGCCAAGGGGATGTTCGCGCGAGGCAGCGGTCCCGCCGCCGTGCTGCGGCCGCTGATCGGCAAGCTCATCACCAAGACCCCCATCGGCATGAAGATCACCCGCCGGATCGCCTACGGCCCCACGCCGGTACGGGTGCGGACCGACCTCTTCACGACCGACTGA
- a CDS encoding class I adenylate-forming enzyme family protein, whose protein sequence is MVSARSDRSLDALLLDAAEEAPDRAAIVTADRTVTFRELDAAASSCAAGLSRFTEPGDVVALVSTLDPAFAAAYYGIARARCVVAIVNPLLRGAALRHVLTLSAARVLISTPEVAQRLGEDAEGLPPAVERLIEFGSPAFDELLRADADGPAAGARKDHDPDDVVCVQFTSGTTGPSKGVQLTHRNLVVNAAQIADAHGLDADSKMLNHLPNFHPMHLNAGVHAVAEQILCAAPDSAVAVETANRHGATHYYSLPVRLIRLAEDPRLPGLALTTVRGIQSGGAALPVAAASTLSAHFGVPVAQGYGLAETSPLTHSDRLDAPVPGSVGHVVGDTECRIVDVDLRTTLGAGRKGEVQVRGPQLMKGYLGLSSPLDADGWFSTGDLGYQDEEGRLFLVDRLKDVFKHDNWLVSPTEIERVLARHPAVRECVVFDYPHEQSGAVARALVVLSDPATPVEEVAAFVNGQVPYYERIERVTAVEAIPRSHNGKIVRRDLREAALRA, encoded by the coding sequence ATGGTGTCCGCCAGATCAGACCGATCGCTGGACGCGCTACTGCTCGACGCCGCCGAGGAAGCGCCGGACCGGGCCGCAATCGTCACCGCGGACCGCACCGTCACCTTTCGTGAGCTGGACGCGGCCGCGAGCTCGTGTGCGGCGGGGCTGTCACGGTTCACCGAGCCCGGTGACGTGGTCGCCCTTGTCTCCACGCTCGACCCGGCGTTCGCGGCCGCGTACTACGGCATCGCGCGCGCCCGGTGCGTCGTCGCGATCGTGAACCCACTGCTGCGCGGTGCCGCCCTGCGGCACGTGCTCACCCTGTCCGCGGCCAGGGTGCTGATCTCCACCCCCGAGGTCGCCCAGCGGCTCGGCGAGGACGCCGAGGGCCTGCCCCCGGCCGTGGAGCGGCTGATCGAGTTCGGCAGCCCCGCCTTCGACGAACTGCTGCGCGCCGACGCCGACGGCCCCGCCGCCGGAGCCCGCAAGGACCACGATCCGGACGACGTGGTGTGCGTCCAGTTCACCAGCGGGACCACCGGCCCGTCGAAGGGCGTGCAGCTCACGCACCGCAACCTGGTGGTCAACGCCGCCCAGATCGCCGACGCACACGGCCTGGACGCCGACTCGAAGATGCTCAACCACCTGCCGAACTTCCACCCGATGCATCTCAACGCGGGCGTCCACGCGGTCGCGGAGCAGATCCTGTGCGCCGCGCCCGACTCGGCGGTGGCGGTCGAGACGGCCAACCGGCACGGCGCGACCCATTACTACAGCCTGCCCGTGCGACTGATCAGACTGGCCGAGGACCCCCGGCTGCCCGGTCTGGCGCTGACGACCGTCCGGGGCATCCAGTCCGGCGGCGCGGCCCTGCCGGTGGCCGCCGCGAGTACGCTCTCCGCCCACTTCGGCGTTCCGGTGGCCCAGGGGTACGGGCTGGCCGAGACGTCTCCGCTGACACACTCCGACCGCCTTGACGCTCCGGTGCCGGGTTCCGTCGGGCACGTCGTCGGCGACACCGAATGCCGGATCGTCGACGTCGACCTCCGGACGACACTGGGGGCGGGCAGGAAGGGCGAAGTTCAGGTCCGGGGCCCGCAGCTGATGAAGGGATACCTCGGTCTGTCGTCGCCGCTGGACGCCGACGGCTGGTTCTCCACCGGCGACCTCGGCTACCAGGACGAGGAGGGCCGGCTCTTCCTCGTGGATCGGCTCAAGGACGTGTTCAAGCACGACAACTGGCTGGTGTCGCCCACGGAGATCGAGCGCGTGCTGGCCCGCCATCCCGCCGTGCGCGAGTGCGTGGTCTTCGACTACCCGCACGAGCAGAGCGGCGCCGTCGCCCGTGCGCTCGTCGTCCTGTCGGACCCTGCCACGCCGGTCGAGGAGGTCGCGGCCTTCGTCAACGGCCAGGTGCCGTACTACGAGCGGATCGAGCGCGTCACGGCCGTGGAGGCCATCCCGCGTTCGCACAACGGGAAGATCGTACGGCGCGACCTCCGCGAGGCCGCGCTACGCGCCTGA
- a CDS encoding cyclase family protein yields the protein MRLIDLSSPIDAVGWEPEPISHTVMTPAEGAVHMSEEMREHFGIDFDPSVLPDGELLSIDTLSLTTHTGTHIDAPSHYGSKGPDGAPRHIDEMPLEWFHNPGVVLDLTGLEPGAVDASYVEKELASIGYTPSALDIVLLKTGASELVGTPKYFTDFVGLDRSAVHLLLDMGVRVIGTDAFSLDAPFTDMIGRYQAGGDRGVLWPAHFAGREREYCQIERLANLDALPRFGFTVSCFPIKIVGAGAGWTRAVAMIED from the coding sequence ATGCGCTTGATCGATCTTTCCTCACCGATCGACGCGGTCGGCTGGGAGCCCGAGCCGATCTCCCACACGGTCATGACCCCGGCCGAGGGCGCCGTGCACATGAGCGAGGAGATGCGCGAGCACTTCGGCATCGACTTCGACCCGTCGGTGCTGCCCGACGGCGAGCTGCTCTCCATCGACACCCTGAGCCTGACCACGCACACCGGGACGCACATCGACGCGCCGTCCCACTACGGGTCGAAGGGGCCCGACGGGGCGCCGCGCCACATCGACGAGATGCCGCTGGAGTGGTTCCACAACCCGGGCGTCGTCCTGGACCTGACCGGCCTGGAGCCGGGTGCGGTGGACGCCTCGTACGTGGAGAAGGAGCTGGCCTCCATCGGCTACACCCCCAGCGCACTCGACATCGTGCTGCTGAAGACGGGCGCCTCGGAGCTTGTGGGTACCCCGAAGTACTTCACCGACTTCGTCGGGCTCGACCGCTCGGCCGTGCACCTTCTCCTCGACATGGGCGTGCGGGTCATCGGCACCGACGCCTTCAGCCTGGACGCGCCGTTCACCGACATGATCGGGCGCTATCAGGCCGGCGGGGACCGCGGGGTTCTGTGGCCCGCCCACTTCGCGGGCCGGGAGCGCGAGTACTGCCAGATCGAACGGCTGGCGAATCTCGACGCGCTGCCGCGTTTCGGTTTCACCGTGTCCTGCTTCCCCATCAAGATCGTCGGTGCGGGGGCGGGCTGGACCCGTGCCGTCGCGATGATCGAGGACTGA
- a CDS encoding AMP-binding protein translates to MNVAPALRTNRPARHLVENGAGPGRFVAVALPRSAEPGVSLLAVVKPGAAYVPIDPDCPAQRISYIFGDAAPKLLVTRTQLADRPATPGLPAVLLPADAIRRISSTSSAWRSASWA, encoded by the coding sequence GTGAACGTCGCGCCCGCTCTTCGAACAAACCGGCCGGCGCGGCACCTGGTGGAGAACGGTGCGGGACCCGGGCGGTTCGTCGCGGTGGCGCTGCCACGCTCGGCCGAACCGGGTGTGTCCCTGCTCGCGGTGGTCAAGCCGGGCGCGGCCTACGTCCCGATCGACCCCGACTGCCCGGCCCAGCGTATCTCCTACATCTTCGGTGACGCGGCGCCCAAACTCCTCGTGACCCGCACTCAGTTGGCCGACAGGCCGGCCACGCCCGGACTGCCCGCCGTGCTCCTTCCGGCCGATGCCATCCGCCGGATCTCGTCCACGAGTTCCGCTTGGCGCAGCGCGTCCTGGGCGTGA
- a CDS encoding SDR family oxidoreductase: MTRLGLEGRVALVTGATRGLGLATARKLCAAGCHVYLNYAHSCADADAAVASLGQLGGTATALKADVSRPEGMRTAIEQVAKAHGSLDVFVHNTSSLRPMRAAEPDLDGFRDTLEVSLVPLLSAAPALAEAMTKGSGRIVAVSSSGAGRVVPGYVGLGVAKAGLESFVRYLAVELAPHGIAVNAVSTAKLDKGEATTAPEAARVLATRTPAGRLTTPSDVADAIALLCTDEAAWIQGQTVTVDGGLGLRA, from the coding sequence ATGACGAGGCTGGGACTCGAAGGGCGTGTCGCCCTGGTGACCGGGGCGACACGGGGACTGGGCCTGGCGACTGCGCGGAAGCTGTGCGCCGCCGGATGCCACGTGTACCTCAACTACGCGCACTCCTGCGCCGATGCGGACGCCGCTGTTGCCTCACTCGGGCAGCTCGGCGGTACCGCCACCGCGCTCAAGGCCGACGTCTCGCGGCCTGAGGGGATGCGGACCGCGATCGAGCAGGTGGCCAAGGCCCACGGTTCCCTGGACGTCTTCGTGCACAACACCTCGTCCCTGCGGCCCATGCGGGCGGCCGAGCCGGATCTCGACGGTTTCCGGGACACCCTGGAGGTGTCGCTCGTCCCTCTGCTGAGCGCGGCGCCCGCACTCGCCGAGGCGATGACCAAGGGCTCCGGCAGGATCGTGGCGGTCTCCAGCTCCGGCGCCGGACGGGTCGTGCCGGGCTACGTCGGTCTGGGGGTCGCGAAGGCGGGCCTGGAAAGCTTCGTACGCTACCTCGCCGTCGAGCTCGCGCCCCATGGCATCGCGGTCAACGCGGTGTCCACAGCCAAGCTGGACAAGGGCGAGGCGACGACGGCACCGGAGGCGGCGCGCGTGCTGGCCACCCGTACACCTGCCGGACGACTGACCACACCCAGCGATGTGGCCGACGCCATCGCCCTCCTGTGCACCGACGAGGCCGCCTGGATTCAGGGCCAGACCGTCACCGTGGACGGTGGCCTGGGGCTCCGTGCCTGA
- a CDS encoding dTDP-4-dehydrorhamnose 3,5-epimerase family protein → MEITPLRVPDSFLIVPRQLRDERGCFYESFSYEALAAVGHPRPLAQVNYSVSRRGVVRGIHGVLLPPGQAKVVSCPRGAVRDFVVDLRLGSPTFGRYDTTCLDAESGRSVYIAEGLGHGFVALTDDTLVSYLCSSGYVPGTQLDINPFDSSLALPWDVAGEPIVSAKDAAAPTVEEATRAGLLATYEECQELYEQFAREDRSASNGSPTAPPTIGPSAAAAP, encoded by the coding sequence ATGGAGATCACACCTCTTCGCGTGCCCGACAGCTTCCTCATCGTGCCACGTCAACTGCGGGACGAGCGGGGCTGCTTCTACGAGTCCTTCTCGTACGAGGCGCTCGCCGCCGTCGGCCATCCCCGACCGCTGGCACAGGTCAACTACTCGGTCTCCCGGCGCGGTGTGGTCCGGGGGATCCATGGCGTGCTGCTGCCGCCCGGCCAGGCGAAGGTCGTCAGCTGTCCACGCGGCGCGGTCCGCGACTTCGTCGTCGATCTGCGGCTGGGCTCACCTACGTTCGGCCGGTACGACACGACCTGTCTGGACGCCGAATCGGGCCGGTCGGTGTACATCGCGGAAGGTCTCGGCCACGGTTTCGTGGCCCTCACGGACGACACCCTGGTGAGCTACCTCTGTTCGTCCGGCTATGTGCCTGGCACCCAGCTCGACATTAACCCCTTCGACTCCTCCCTCGCCCTGCCCTGGGACGTGGCGGGCGAGCCGATCGTCTCGGCCAAGGACGCCGCCGCGCCCACGGTCGAGGAAGCCACCCGGGCCGGGCTTCTGGCCACGTACGAGGAGTGCCAGGAGCTCTACGAGCAGTTCGCTCGTGAGGACCGGTCCGCTTCGAACGGTTCTCCAACCGCACCCCCGACCATCGGTCCGTCGGCCGCCGCGGCGCCTTGA
- a CDS encoding DivIVA domain-containing protein: MEDDFRGFDIARRGYDRAQVDTYLARLTTDPASGAPPVFDIVRRGYDRAQVDARVEQLRNRGR; this comes from the coding sequence ATGGAAGACGACTTCCGGGGTTTCGACATCGCACGACGCGGCTACGACCGCGCCCAGGTGGACACCTATCTGGCCCGCCTGACCACGGACCCGGCATCCGGAGCACCGCCCGTTTTCGACATCGTCCGGCGCGGGTACGACCGAGCGCAGGTGGACGCACGGGTGGAGCAGCTGCGGAACAGGGGACGATGA